The nucleotide sequence CATACGATCAGTTTATCGTTATATGGATGCACTGTGTGTTAGTGGAGTGCCAATAATATCGGAGCCTGGTCATAACGGTGGATATAGTTTGCTTAACAATTTTATCCGAGCACCCCTGTTTTTTAATCTTGAAGAGAAGAAATCACTTTTGCATGCTGCTGTTTTTGCAATGGAATCAGGATATCCTTTTATGGAATCACTAAATAGTGCAACATCAAAGTTAAAGATGTTTTCGAATCAAGAACAAGAAAAAGTTCTCAATCGTCATTTAGTTGGATTTGAAGTAGTGAGCCGTATTTGCGATCCAGCTGTCAAACCTATATTAATGGAACTCGAGCAAGCTGTTGCAAATGAATGCTCTATGGAAATTGAATACTGTACAGGTTATGAAGGTCATCCCAAGCATAGGGTTGTTGACCCCTATGGGATGCTTTACTGGAACAATAAATGGTACGCTATTGCATTTTGCCATCTTAGAAATGAAATTCGTAACTTTAGGGTAGATAGAATAATAAATATTATAAGCACTAAAAATACGTTTAAGCGTCCTGAAGCTTTTTCGGCACGTGAGTTTTTTACAGAAAACTTATTATCAAATATAGAAAGTAAAGTAGGACTTTGCACTTTAGTAATTGAGGGCAAGTCAGAAGCATTGAATGACCTAAGTGCACATTGGTTTTTAGGATATCATCTGATAAAACGAACTGAATGCAGAACGATTTTTTTAATGGATGAATACTCAATCCATACCTATGTTCCTCATATTCTACTTCCATATGGTAGAGCAATAAAGGTGCTTGAACCAAATAGTTTTAAAGCTGCTATGGCATCAATTCTTAAAGATTTGCTGGACTATTATCTCCACTGACTGAATTTGTCAGTAAAGATAATATATAATTGATTAAGATGGACTTGAAACTATCCTGTGATAAATAGTACTAATAAAATGAAAGTGGAGGAATAGAAAATGAAAAACAAAGTATATCTTTATGTATTTGATACAATGGCAGACTGGGAAATAGGTTATTTAAGTACTGAAATCAATTCGGGAAGGTACTACAAAAAGGGATTAATGCCTCTAAAAATAGTAACTGTAGGAATTAACAAGAACCCTATTACTACAATGGGAGGTCTGGAAATATTGCCAGAAATTGAACTTAAGGAGTGTAGTATTGAAGAGACAGTTGCTTTGATTCTACCTGGTGGGAATACATGGACAGAAGCAATTCATGCTCCCATTATAAGAATGGCTGAAGAATGTTTAAAGAAAGGTATTGTTGTAGGGGCAATTTGTGGTGCTACAATAGGACTTGCTTTGGAAGGAGTATTGAATAAGCGAGCTCATACAAGCAATGACCTGGGATATCTAAAAATGGTCTGTCCAAGCTATGCAGGAGAAAAATATTATAAGCAAGAATACGCAGTAACTGATAGAAGTTTGATTACTGCCTCTGGAATAGCTCCTCTTGAATTTACTTTGCACATATTGAAAATTCTAGAGGTGTTTTCACCACAAACCTTAGATTCTTGGTACAATCTTTATAAAACTCAAGATGCAAAATATTTCTTTGAGTTGATGAGCTCGATTCAATAGTAGAAAATTGAGTGTATCAAAGTTATTTATATAAATATAAAAGTATAAATCCAAATGCGGAGTTGGAGATTATTATAGACTTTCAAGTTAGTCTGTTTCAAAGTTTGTGTAAACTTCCATGATTGATATAGAATAAATATAAGTCATGGAGTTTTTTTATGGGAAGAAGTTAATACTACTCTGAAAGCATATGAACCAAATATATCTATGCTTCTTCAAAGGCTAAAAGAACGCTATAAGGGGTATAGCCACATAGCCATCAAGCTAAGTCATAGTGAATAATAGTTAGCTCTTCTTGAATTCTACATTTTACCAATTACCTCTTCTTTTCAAAATGTTCAATGGTGAATTGTAAGTGTCCATTAGTACTTGAATAATTTTATGGCACAACAAAAAAACCACGTATACAGTGGAAAAAATTATGATTTATATGAAGTTTTTTTATGCTGCAATTTTAGCCCTCATCGATGATCGCTTATAACGAACTCCAAGTATATCAAAAACAGTTTTCTTATCCTTTCTATGAGATTTAAGACCATTCTTAACTACATTCTCAAATACTAGCTTTAAGGTATTGAAAGTTCTACTTGGAAATTTCACAAGTTCAAAGTACAGTCTATCAATGTATTCATGCACTATCTCAGAAGCTTTAATTTCACTAGCTTCAAGCTCTTTATTCTCTAAAACTAAAGTCCTCATTTTAAACATTACAGCAGAGCTGAGGAATAGCAAAATAAGTTTTCCATAAAGCTGACATTGAAACCGTTCTATTTTAACTGGCTTTACGCCATGTATATGAAATATGGACTTCCACGTTTTAAAAACGATTTCGATTTGCCATCTCAAGGAATAAAACTCATGGACCTGCTCTGCACTTAAAACTGCTTCCTCAATATTGGTTATATAAATAGATATCCCTAATAATTCAATTGTATTATCACTTTTTTCTATACCTTTCTTTTTAGCATTCTTCGCGCATTTTTCCGATCTTTTTTCCAATTGTTCTTTTGTTAGTTTATATAAGATAATCCTAGTTTTTAGCGTCTTTTCTTTGCCGACATAGGCATCCTTAATTTCATAACGTTCTCCATCTTTCATCTGTTTCATGATGTCAGAAATATATATTCTTTTAAATAGACTTGATTTTCTCGGAGCACCGTTCTTATAATACTCTATATTATCATTTTCTATATACACTGCTATATTAGGTTTTAATCTTGATATATAAAAGGCTTCTCTTTTTTCTACGTCTAAAAAATCTTCAAAGCTGAAATATCCAAGGTCTCTTAAAATAAGGTCTCCAGCTTTGACGGTATCTCTTATCTTACTCCCAAAAGTGTTGTCACTTCCTGATCCAGCACCTACTTCTACATTAACAAGATTGCCTGATTTCAATTCATATTCTAGTTGTATTTTTACCCCTGAAGGCTGAGAACATCCACCGGATCCAGGATAGATATCTTTATAGCTTTCTGGGACTTGAAAAGCAGTGGAATCAAGTATTCTTATTCGTTTGAAATATTCATCCCATATACTTGCTATACAAGTATTATTTGTTATTGTTTGGTGTAATAGTTTCTCAAAAATCTTCTTTAAAAACTCCACACATCTTTCATTTAAGCGTTGATCTAATGCCTGATTTGAGATAACTATACCTATTTTAGCACTAAGTTTTGTACATAAGGTAACCAGTGTATTATTAGCAACCTCTACATCCATAAAACAGCATAAGCAAACAAATTCACGTGCTTTAATTTTACCACTTCTTTTTACAAAACCTGTTTTTCTAGCTATTTCTTCAATCTCTTCTTCTGAAAAACATATTTTAAGTTCATTAGCGAAAAGTTGTATATCCTCATCCAATTTTGATTTTTCTTCTGCTATCATTTTTAAGTCCCCCAATGATGTATTTTTTTATTGTCTTTCAAATGATAACATTTTTACAGATGGAGGCTTTATTTTTATAAAACCTTCTTAACTTGATGGCTATGGGGCGGTACTCCAATTACGTTTATTCTTCTGAGAGTACTTAAATACATATAAAGCCTCCTCATGTTACTTTTAAATTTTCTATTTAAAGGATAACATACAAACCTTAAGAAGCTCCTGGTAAAAATCTTAAGATTTCTTAAGGTTTTTGAGAAATAGTCTAAAAAAGACATATTGGAGTTCTCTCAAATGTCTTTTACTCCTGTATATATAATTCAATATTAAAGGTAATAATATGATCCTTGTATTCTGCCCATATCTTTCCCTGATGCAATTCCACAATTCTTTTTGCAATAGCAAGACCAAGTCCTGAACCATCCTCACCTTTTCTAGAAGTATCTACCCTATAAAATTTTTCAAATATCAAATCCAAGTTTTCTACCTGGATTTGATCTGTCTTGTTTGAGATTGATACAATTACCTTATTATTTTTATAACAGAGGTTTACATGAATGTCAGAAGGTTTAGAGCTATACTTTTTTGCGTTTATTAAGATATTATCAAACACCCTTACTATTTTTTCTATATCAACATTTATATAAATATCCTGAGGAATATCACTTCTAATTAATAAATCCTCTTTAATAAAGATGGGAACATATTCTCCAATCATTTGTTCTAATAAACCACTTAAATTAACGTTGCTATAATTTATTTTTATTCCAGGAGTTGTAAGCTTTGTATATTCAAATAATTCATCAATCAACATTTGGAGATGTTGAGATTTATGATAAATTGTATCAATGTATTCACATAACTGTTCTTCATTTTTATATTCTTTCTTTCTTAATAAATCAACATATCCCACTATAGAAGTAAGCGGTGTCCTTAAATCATGAGAAATGTTAGTTATAAGTTCATTTTTAGCCGCTTCTATTTCTTTTTCCAATTCTCTTCTACATTTTAACTCCTTTGACATGGAATTGATGATTTCAGAAAGTTCCGCAAGTTCATCCTTTCCACGAATTTCAATGGTAGTACCTAAATCATCATTAGATATTTTCTTAACCCTTTCTGCTATATATTTAATATACTTTACCTTTGTATTTATAATTAACAAAAAGGAGAGTATAAATGCCCCTAATGCTAAGAAAAAATCTGAAGGACTTGGCATAATTGCTGCTAAGCATGTTAAATTAAATAACACAGATACTAACATTGACAAAATAAGGCTTACTAAGATGGAGAGCAAAAGGTTAGTGCCGATTTTACTAGTAATTAAATTTATTTTCATATTTTATAACCTACTCCCCAAACTGTTTTTATGTAAATGGGATTCTTAGGGTTATGCTCAATCTTTTCTCTTATTTTAGTTATATGAACCATTACATTATTATCGGATTTTAAAAAATCCTCTTTCCATACCGATTCATAGATTTTACTCACACTAAACACAATTCCCTTATTTCTAGCCAAAAGCTCTAATATATCAAATTCTTTAGGAGTAAGCCGTATTTCACAACCGCCAACACAAACCATACGAGTATCCGTATTAATGGTTAACGCTCCAATTTCAATTATATTAATATCTGTAATAGCATCCTTATTATATTTTTTATATCTTCTTAACTGTGATTTTACTCTTGCTATTAGTTCCATGGGATTAAAAGGTTTAGTTATATAATCATCGGCACCTGAACTAAGGCCATATATTTTGTCCATTTCCTCTGACTTTGCAGAGACCATGATGATAGGCATATGCCTTTCTTCACGTATTTTCATACAAGCTTCAATACCATTCATCTCATGCATCATTATATCAAGCATAATTAAATCAATAGTATCTTCTTCTAATATCTTTAATGCTTCTATGGCATTACTTACTTTTATTGTTTTATATCCTTCATTTTCTAAATAGATTGAGATTAAATTTCGAATTTTCTCATCATCATCTACAATTAATATTTTTTCATCCATACTTTAAGCACTCCTTTAGTATTTTTCTCATTGTATCATATTATCAACTGCAATAAGAAAAATCTTAATAAATCTTAATAAATCTATTGATAGAATATTAAGGTATTCTTCTTAAAATTAAACTAAGAAAAAATTAATGTTTTAGGAGGAAGATAAACATGAGACCGTTAGAAATAATTTTAATCACCCTTAATTTCACATTATTGTATTGGGGTATTTTGAGTGGTAAGAGGTATAAATGGAATAGTGTTATTACTTTAGCTGTGGCATTTAGCTCAGTTGCTATTCAGCTTGTGGTGGAAGGAGGGCGTTGGGAGATGCTTCCTGTGTATTTGATACCACTTATTTTAACAGGCTATCATTTTCTGTTCAGACGAAATGGGTACACTATTAGCAAACGTACTATTATTATTCAAACTACAATATTGACTTTATATTTATTAATATCAATAGCATTACCTACTTCCTTGCCAGTATTCACATTAGAAAAGCCTACTGGACAATATCTAGTTGGTACAACGTCTCATCATTGGGTAGATAATACAAGGAAAGAGCCATATTCAAATAACCCAAAGGATAAACGTGAATTGATGGTTCAAATTTGGTATCCCACAAAAGAAGGTAATGGAAAAGCTCAAAGCCCTTATATTCAAAACGCTTCAAAAATGCTAAAAGCAGTGCCAACAAGTGTGTTGGGTGTACCAGCCTTTATTTTAAATAGTCTTGAGTTTGTTAAGACTTATGCAGTTCCTGAAGCATCAGTGTCAGATTCTGAAGCCAGTTATCCAATATTGATTTTTTCACATGGAATGTTAGGTTTTAGAAATCAAAATATGTTCCAGGTGGAGGAGCTTGCAAGCCATGGCTATATCGTAGTGGGCATCGATTACACTTATGATGCTGCATCTGTAGTATTCCCTGATGGTAGCGTTGCAACTAATAAAATGGATGAGAAATTAAGCGGCTATAGGAAATTTGATGAGCATATTTCACTTTGGGATGATGATTTTCAATTTGTTCTTAATAAACTTCAGGAGCTGAACAGTAAAGATACCAGTGGACGCTTTACTGGTAGAATGGACATGAATAAAATTGGAGCGTTTGGTCATTCCTTTGGAGGTGCTACATCCATACAGATGTTAATGAAAGACTCCCGTGTGAAGGCAGCAATTGGAATGGATGCAGGGCTTTATGGATCATTAGCACCAGAAAAGGGAATAGGAAAACCGTTTCTCATGATGCTTTCAGAAGAGACTACCGATAAAAACAATAGCACTTACGAAGATTTTATAAAAAAAGGTGGAAAAGGAGATCGTCAGTTATTTGAGGCTCCCAGAAAAGAATATACCCAACGATTAAAAAATGCATTAGCTGGAGGGGGAATATCTATACTTATTCCAAAGACAACACATATTAGTTACTCAGACTTTACACTTTATTCTCCGTTGTTACAACTTCCTATTTTTGGGGGGAGAAGTGAGAATCCTCGCTCAGTTCACAAAACCATCAATGAATTTAGTGTGGCCTTTTTTGACAGCTATTTAAAACAGGAGGGAAACATACAACTTAATAATTTAGCTATCAAACATCCAGAAGTCAATTTAACAGTTAATAAGTAAACACTGAAACGAGCACAAAGATGATATCTAAGCATAATGAACAAAGGAGGATAAATAGTAAATGCTCATAATATTTAAATTATCACCATATTTTGCAGTTATGTTTTTTATTATAAGTGGGTTTTATTATTTTAGATTTAAAAATATTAAAAGTCAAATTAGGTATGTAGATAAAAGTTCCAGGAAAGACTTGGCTAAGGATTATAAAAGAGCAGTAACCCTACATTGTATTTATGGATATATTTCATTTTTTCAAGCCCTGGTTCATGTAGTAACCAAATTTCATAGTATAATATTATCCTTAAGTTGGTTTCTTGTTTTGCTTTACATTATAGTACTTATTAGCGGTATATATGGTAAGCATTCAAAAAAACTTTTATTCTTTAATAAGCATTGGAGAAAGATACATGGATTTATTAGCATATTAGCATTACTAGTGACCGTAGTCCACATACTAGCTGCAGAAATATAGACTTTCTTTGTATAAAAAATAGTAGTCTCATTCAGAGGACTACTATTTTTTTATTAAAGGACCATGTTTAAATGGGGTAGTGCCATAGCCATCAAGCTAAGCTAATTAAATAACAGTTAGCTCTGTTTAAATTATATATTTTACCAATGTTTTTTTCTTTTCATGAGCTTCAATAGATTATCGCAAGTCCATATTAGTAATGAACAATTTCAGGGTACAACAAAAAAACACGTATGAAGTGCAAATTTTTGAACTTTATTGAGTTGGCTTATGCTGCGATTTTAACCCTACTTGATGTTTGTTTATAACAAATCCCAAGTATATCAAAACAGTTTTCTTATCGTTTCTTTGAGATTTAAGACCATTCTTAACTACATTTTCAAATACTAGCTTTAAGGTATTGAAAGTTCTACTTGGAAATTTCACAAGTTCAAAGTACAGTCTATCAATGTATTCATGCACTATCTCAGAAGCTTTGATTTCACTAGTTTCAAGCCCTCTATTCTCTAAAACTAAAGTTCTCATTTTAAACATTACAGTAGAACTGAGAAGTAATAAAATGAGTTTCTCATAAAGCTGACGTTGAAACCGTTCTATTTTAACTCGCTTTACACCGTGTATATGATATATAGATTTCCACGTTTTAAAGATTATTCCTACCTGCCATCTCAAGGAATAAAACTCATGGACCTGCTCTGCACTTAAAACTGCTTCCTGAATATTGGTTTTATAAATAGATATCCCTAATAATTCAATTGTATTATCACTTTTCTCTATGCCTTTCTTTTTAGCATTCTTCTCACTCTTTTCTGATCTTTTTTTTAGTTGTTTTCTTGTTAGTTTATATAAGATAAGCCTAGTTTTTAGCGTCTTTTCCTTACCTACATAGACATCCTTAATTTCATAACGTTCCCCATCGCTCACCTGTTTCATGATTTCAGAAATATAGATTCTTTTAAATAGAGTTGATTTTCTAGGAGCACCGTTCTTATAATACTCTATATTATCATTTTCTATATACACTGCTATATTAGGTTTTAATCTTGATATATAAAAGGCCTCTTTTCTTTCTACATCTAGAAAATCTTCAAAGTTGAAATATCCAAGATCTCTTAAAATAAGGTCGCCAGCTTTAATGGTATCCCTTATCTTACTCCCAAAAGTATTGTCACTTCCTGATCCAGCACCTACTTGTACATTAACAAGGTTCCCTGATTTCAATTCGTATTCTAGCTGTATTTTTACCCCTGAAGGTTGAGAACATCCACCCGATCAGGATAGATATCTTTATAGCTTTCTGGTACTTGAAACGCAGTGGAATCAAGTATTCTTATTCGCTTAAAATATTCATCCCATACACTTGTTATACAAGTACTATTTGTTATTGTTTGGTGTAATAGCTTCTCGAAAATCCTCTTTAAAAACTCCACGCATCTTTCATTTAAGCGTTGGTCTAATGCCTGGTTTGAGATAACTATGCCTATTTTTGCACTAAGTCTTGTACATAAGGTAACCAGTGTATTATTAGCAACTTCAACATCCATAAAGCAGCATAGACAAACGAATTCACATGCTTTAATTTTACCTTTTCTTTTTACAAAACCAGTTTCTCTCGCTATTTCTTCAATTTCTACTTCTGAAAAACATTTTTTAAGTTCATCAGCAAAAAGTTGTATATCCTCATCCAATTTTGATCTTTCTTCTGTTATCATTATTATGTGCCCCCAATGATGTGTTTTTTATTGTCTTTCAAATGATAACATTTCTACAAATGGGGGGCTTTATTTTTATAGAATTCTCTTAGCTTGATGGCTATGGGGTATAGCCAACATTTCTCTTATTCACACCAACAGGAACAAAAAACGACTATAAATCAAGTAATATCAAGAAAAATTCTATTATATTATTAGCAATGCAAATACTCACTACCAATCACGAGAACTTAAATTGCTGATAGAAAAAATATCGAAAGCATTAAGGAAAAAAATATTTAATTCACTATGGAAGATAAGTATTATTTCTATTAAACCATGTGTCATATTTTTCTTATATTGTTCATCAATCCAAAAGGCAGTAATGCCTTTTTTCTTTATAATAATCTCTAGTGGATCATAAGAAACATTAATATGCCGAGAGAGTAATATCTCGGGTATTTTTACTTTTTTCTACAAATTATGAAGGATAAATATGGATGTTTGTTGAATTATGTTAATACAATGTTTAGAGATATTAATAGATAAAGATTACATTATGTCTATAATGGGAAGTTGGGAAATGATTAAACGGTATCTTATTTAGGTATTAATATTTTGCGAGGTGACGTTATGCTAATTATCAAATACAATAACAAATATCGAGATGATATGATTTATATGGTGCTTGAAGCAAAAAATGCACTTGGTAGAATTCCAAGGCTTAACGAGGATTTATTAGATATTGACACATATTACATTTCAAAAGGGGATATGTTTTGGTTAGCAGTCGATGAAAAAGATAGAGTTATCGGCTGCATAGGTACAAAAACTACTGATGAACATGAAATGTGGTTGAAAAGGCTCTATGTAAAAGTATCCTTGAAGCGCAATGGAATTGGTGGGCAACTCCTTAAAACCGCGGAAACCTATGCAACCAGCAACGGCATAACTAATGTGTATACGAGGTTTGCAGAGGATTATGTCGAAGCACAAAATTTTTACCCAAAGAACGGTTTTACTGAAATTGCTCCAAATGAAATGGTTAAATACTTATCATGAGAAAAAAGATCATTATCTTTAATAAATTATGTGGAGTTACTAAAGTAAGTAGATAAACTTAAATGGTTATGTGTATAATGGGAAGTTAAAAAATGCGAAAGAAAGATTATTTGAAAACTGCTTGCAAAGGAGATATTTATTATGGAACCTATAGATATAGCAAAAGATACTTTATTGAAATATGGGATTGAGAATGCATCATTAACCTTGTTACGCCACAATGAGAATTTGGTCTGGAAAGTTGAACTTTCAGAAGGCTTATACTATGTATTACGTATTCACATACCAGCAAACGGGCTGGACCTAATTCATCGTGCTGAATGGCTTGAAAGTGAAATGATGTTTTTGAGCGGGTTAAGTGAAAATAGTGATATTAATGTTCAGAAGCCTATAAGAGCTAAAGATGGTCGATATGTAATTCATCTTCCATTAAATGGTGGGTTTGCAACACTATTATCGTGGTTGCCTGGCGTAACATTTAACCAATTGGAAAATACAGCA is from Clostridium estertheticum and encodes:
- a CDS encoding helix-turn-helix transcriptional regulator, whose product is MPKNDNMLAILWMLNSGTKITAKQISERLEINIRSVYRYMDALCVSGVPIISEPGHNGGYSLLNNFIRAPLFFNLEEKKSLLHAAVFAMESGYPFMESLNSATSKLKMFSNQEQEKVLNRHLVGFEVVSRICDPAVKPILMELEQAVANECSMEIEYCTGYEGHPKHRVVDPYGMLYWNNKWYAIAFCHLRNEIRNFRVDRIINIISTKNTFKRPEAFSAREFFTENLLSNIESKVGLCTLVIEGKSEALNDLSAHWFLGYHLIKRTECRTIFLMDEYSIHTYVPHILLPYGRAIKVLEPNSFKAAMASILKDLLDYYLH
- a CDS encoding type 1 glutamine amidotransferase family protein, yielding MKNKVYLYVFDTMADWEIGYLSTEINSGRYYKKGLMPLKIVTVGINKNPITTMGGLEILPEIELKECSIEETVALILPGGNTWTEAIHAPIIRMAEECLKKGIVVGAICGATIGLALEGVLNKRAHTSNDLGYLKMVCPSYAGEKYYKQEYAVTDRSLITASGIAPLEFTLHILKILEVFSPQTLDSWYNLYKTQDAKYFFELMSSIQ
- a CDS encoding IS4 family transposase, whose product is MIAEEKSKLDEDIQLFANELKICFSEEEIEEIARKTGFVKRSGKIKAREFVCLCCFMDVEVANNTLVTLCTKLSAKIGIVISNQALDQRLNERCVEFLKKIFEKLLHQTITNNTCIASIWDEYFKRIRILDSTAFQVPESYKDIYPGSGGCSQPSGVKIQLEYELKSGNLVNVEVGAGSGSDNTFGSKIRDTVKAGDLILRDLGYFSFEDFLDVEKREAFYISRLKPNIAVYIENDNIEYYKNGAPRKSSLFKRIYISDIMKQMKDGERYEIKDAYVGKEKTLKTRIILYKLTKEQLEKRSEKCAKNAKKKGIEKSDNTIELLGISIYITNIEEAVLSAEQVHEFYSLRWQIEIVFKTWKSIFHIHGVKPVKIERFQCQLYGKLILLFLSSAVMFKMRTLVLENKELEASEIKASEIVHEYIDRLYFELVKFPSRTFNTLKLVFENVVKNGLKSHRKDKKTVFDILGVRYKRSSMRAKIAA
- a CDS encoding sensor histidine kinase codes for the protein MKINLITSKIGTNLLLSILVSLILSMLVSVLFNLTCLAAIMPSPSDFFLALGAFILSFLLIINTKVKYIKYIAERVKKISNDDLGTTIEIRGKDELAELSEIINSMSKELKCRRELEKEIEAAKNELITNISHDLRTPLTSIVGYVDLLRKKEYKNEEQLCEYIDTIYHKSQHLQMLIDELFEYTKLTTPGIKINYSNVNLSGLLEQMIGEYVPIFIKEDLLIRSDIPQDIYINVDIEKIVRVFDNILINAKKYSSKPSDIHVNLCYKNNKVIVSISNKTDQIQVENLDLIFEKFYRVDTSRKGEDGSGLGLAIAKRIVELHQGKIWAEYKDHIITFNIELYIQE
- a CDS encoding response regulator transcription factor, which gives rise to MDEKILIVDDDEKIRNLISIYLENEGYKTIKVSNAIEALKILEEDTIDLIMLDIMMHEMNGIEACMKIREERHMPIIMVSAKSEEMDKIYGLSSGADDYITKPFNPMELIARVKSQLRRYKKYNKDAITDINIIEIGALTINTDTRMVCVGGCEIRLTPKEFDILELLARNKGIVFSVSKIYESVWKEDFLKSDNNVMVHITKIREKIEHNPKNPIYIKTVWGVGYKI
- a CDS encoding alpha/beta hydrolase family protein gives rise to the protein MRPLEIILITLNFTLLYWGILSGKRYKWNSVITLAVAFSSVAIQLVVEGGRWEMLPVYLIPLILTGYHFLFRRNGYTISKRTIIIQTTILTLYLLISIALPTSLPVFTLEKPTGQYLVGTTSHHWVDNTRKEPYSNNPKDKRELMVQIWYPTKEGNGKAQSPYIQNASKMLKAVPTSVLGVPAFILNSLEFVKTYAVPEASVSDSEASYPILIFSHGMLGFRNQNMFQVEELASHGYIVVGIDYTYDAASVVFPDGSVATNKMDEKLSGYRKFDEHISLWDDDFQFVLNKLQELNSKDTSGRFTGRMDMNKIGAFGHSFGGATSIQMLMKDSRVKAAIGMDAGLYGSLAPEKGIGKPFLMMLSEETTDKNNSTYEDFIKKGGKGDRQLFEAPRKEYTQRLKNALAGGGISILIPKTTHISYSDFTLYSPLLQLPIFGGRSENPRSVHKTINEFSVAFFDSYLKQEGNIQLNNLAIKHPEVNLTVNK
- a CDS encoding IS4 family transposase produces the protein MKSGNLVNVQVGAGSGSDNTFGSKIRDTIKAGDLILRDLGYFNFEDFLDVERKEAFYISRLKPNIAVYIENDNIEYYKNGAPRKSTLFKRIYISEIMKQVSDGERYEIKDVYVGKEKTLKTRLILYKLTRKQLKKRSEKSEKNAKKKGIEKSDNTIELLGISIYKTNIQEAVLSAEQVHEFYSLRWQVGIIFKTWKSIYHIHGVKRVKIERFQRQLYEKLILLLLSSTVMFKMRTLVLENRGLETSEIKASEIVHEYIDRLYFELVKFPSRTFNTLKLVFENVVKNGLKSQRNDKKTVLIYLGFVINKHQVGLKSQHKPTQ
- a CDS encoding GNAT family N-acetyltransferase, with the protein product MLIIKYNNKYRDDMIYMVLEAKNALGRIPRLNEDLLDIDTYYISKGDMFWLAVDEKDRVIGCIGTKTTDEHEMWLKRLYVKVSLKRNGIGGQLLKTAETYATSNGITNVYTRFAEDYVEAQNFYPKNGFTEIAPNEMVKYLS